TGTTTTTTAGTTGCCTTTGGTGTTGAAGTACCTTTGAAGGCTGCTGTTAGACGCTCAGCATCGTTACCTTCTACACTTGATGCGTGACTTTTAACAGCCATGCCCAATTCCTGAGCTTTGGCGACAACTTCCTTACTTGCGACACCGACTTCTTTCGCAATTTCATATAAGCGTTTTTTTGACACGTGACGTCCTCCTATTCCTTATGCCATAAGAGTCCTCATTTTCTTTGAAAATCCAGCATCAACAATAGTAACAACCTTCCTAGGTTTTCCTACTGCCATGCTTAATTCCAGTGTATTAAACACTGTGGAGACTTCTATTTGATAGTATTTACTTTTATCTGTAATTTTTTTAGTCAAATTATCACCAGCATCGTTGGCTAGAAAAATTAATGTTGCTTCCTGATGTTGAATGGCTTTAACAACCAATTCCTCACCTGATATAACTTTTCCAGCTCGCTGTGCTAGTCCGATTAAATTGGCTAATTGTTGCTGATTATTCAAGACCGAGCTCTCTTCTTTTTACCTTGTGGTCAACGTAAGCAATCAACTCATCATAGAATTCATCAGAAACTGC
The sequence above is drawn from the Streptococcus pluranimalium genome and encodes:
- a CDS encoding YlxQ-related RNA-binding protein, translating into MNNQQQLANLIGLAQRAGKVISGEELVVKAIQHQEATLIFLANDAGDNLTKKITDKSKYYQIEVSTVFNTLELSMAVGKPRKVVTIVDAGFSKKMRTLMA